Proteins encoded within one genomic window of Streptomyces rubradiris:
- a CDS encoding aldehyde dehydrogenase family protein has translation MNHSLPERPADVVARLRATFATGRTKSADWRTDQLRRMRALLTERGADLAAALRADLGKSETEAYRTEIDFTVREIDHTLEHLADWLRPEPAPVPPHLGADATAWTQYDPLGVVLVIAPWNYPAQLLLAPMVGALASGNAVVAKPSELAPATSAALAELIPAYLDPDAVAVVEGGVPETTALLAERFDHIFYTGNGTVGRIVMRAAAEHLTPVTLELGGKSPVFVDRGTDLDVVADRLARGKFLNAGQTCVAPDYVLTDPETAPALEAALVRAVEKLFGADPARSPEYGRIVNERHFDRLSGLLGSGRVAVGGVGDRASKYLAPTVLADVDPASPVMREEIFGPILPIVTVSGLDEAIGFINDRDKPLALYVFSESDETRARIAAETSSGGLGYGLPVAHLTVSDLPFGGVGESGMGNYHGRYSIETFSHRKAVLAKPLS, from the coding sequence GTGAACCACTCCCTGCCCGAGCGGCCCGCCGACGTCGTGGCCCGGCTGCGCGCCACCTTCGCCACCGGCCGGACGAAGTCCGCCGACTGGCGTACCGACCAGCTGCGCCGGATGCGCGCCCTGCTCACGGAGCGCGGCGCCGACCTCGCCGCCGCCCTCCGCGCCGACCTCGGCAAGAGCGAGACCGAGGCGTACCGCACCGAGATCGACTTCACCGTCCGCGAGATCGACCACACGCTGGAGCATCTGGCGGACTGGCTGCGCCCCGAGCCCGCGCCCGTCCCGCCGCACCTGGGCGCCGACGCCACGGCCTGGACGCAGTACGACCCGCTGGGCGTCGTCCTCGTCATCGCACCGTGGAACTACCCGGCGCAGCTCCTGCTCGCGCCCATGGTCGGCGCGCTGGCCTCCGGCAACGCGGTCGTCGCCAAGCCGAGCGAGCTGGCCCCGGCCACCTCCGCCGCGCTGGCCGAGCTGATCCCGGCCTACCTGGACCCGGACGCGGTCGCGGTGGTCGAGGGCGGCGTCCCGGAGACCACGGCCCTGCTGGCCGAGCGCTTCGACCACATCTTCTACACCGGCAACGGCACCGTCGGCCGTATCGTCATGCGGGCCGCCGCCGAGCACCTCACCCCGGTCACCCTCGAACTGGGCGGCAAGTCCCCGGTGTTCGTGGACCGCGGCACCGACCTGGACGTGGTCGCCGACCGGCTCGCCCGCGGCAAGTTCCTCAACGCGGGCCAGACCTGCGTCGCCCCCGACTACGTCCTGACCGACCCGGAGACCGCACCGGCCCTGGAGGCCGCGCTGGTCCGTGCGGTCGAGAAGCTGTTCGGCGCCGATCCGGCGCGCTCCCCGGAGTACGGCCGGATCGTCAACGAGCGGCACTTCGACCGGCTGTCCGGCCTGCTCGGCTCCGGCCGGGTCGCCGTCGGCGGCGTCGGCGACCGGGCGTCGAAGTACCTCGCGCCGACCGTCCTCGCCGACGTCGACCCCGCCTCGCCCGTCATGCGGGAGGAGATCTTCGGTCCGATCCTGCCGATCGTCACCGTGTCCGGCCTGGACGAGGCCATCGGCTTCATCAACGACCGCGACAAGCCCCTGGCCCTGTACGTCTTCAGCGAGTCGGACGAGACCCGGGCGCGCATCGCCGCCGAGACCTCCTCGGGCGGCCTCGGGTACGGCCTGCCCGTCGCCCATCTGACCGTCTCCGACCTGCCGTTCGGCGGGGTGGGGGAGAGCGGCATGGGCAATTACCACGGCCGCTACTCGATCGAGACGTTCAGCCACCGCAAGGCCGTCCTGGCGAAGCCGCTGAGCTGA
- a CDS encoding chitinase: MGGSALAFQASPASAAGFVVSESQFNQMFPNRNSFYTYSGLTAALGAYPAFANTGSDTVRKQEAAAFLANVSHETGGLVYIVEQNTANYPHYCDQSRPYGCPAGQAAYYGRGPIQLSWNFNYKAAGDALGIDLLNNPNLVQNNASVAWKTGLWYWNTQSGPGTMTPHNAMVNGAGFGQTIRSINGSLECDGRNPAQVQSRVSAYQRFAQILGVTPGANLYC; encoded by the coding sequence ATCGGCGGCTCCGCCCTGGCGTTCCAGGCGTCCCCGGCCTCCGCCGCCGGTTTCGTGGTGAGCGAGTCGCAGTTCAACCAGATGTTCCCGAACCGGAATTCGTTCTACACCTACAGTGGTCTGACCGCCGCGCTCGGCGCCTACCCCGCCTTCGCGAACACCGGCAGCGACACCGTGCGGAAGCAGGAGGCCGCCGCCTTCCTCGCCAACGTCAGCCACGAGACCGGCGGACTGGTGTACATCGTCGAGCAGAACACCGCCAACTACCCGCACTACTGCGACCAGAGCCGCCCCTACGGCTGTCCGGCGGGACAGGCCGCGTACTACGGGCGCGGCCCCATCCAGCTGTCCTGGAACTTCAACTACAAGGCCGCCGGCGACGCGCTCGGCATCGACCTGCTCAACAACCCCAACCTGGTGCAGAACAACGCGTCCGTCGCCTGGAAGACCGGCCTGTGGTACTGGAACACACAGTCCGGACCCGGCACCATGACCCCGCACAACGCCATGGTGAACGGCGCGGGCTTCGGCCAGACCATCCGCAGCATCAACGGCTCCCTGGAGTGCGACGGCAGGAACCCCGCACAGGTGCAGAGCCGGGTCTCCGCCTACCAGCGCTTCGCCCAGATCCTCGGGGTCACGCCGGGAGCCAACCTGTACTGCTGA
- a CDS encoding putative leader peptide — MTMRLDLTRRRHVDLARVSSASCRAAA, encoded by the coding sequence ATGACCATGCGACTGGATCTCACGCGGCGACGCCATGTCGATCTCGCACGCGTCTCCAGCGCCTCCTGTCGCGCCGCGGCCTGA
- the ssuE gene encoding NADPH-dependent FMN reductase, with amino-acid sequence MATVLSVSGSPSASSRTGLLLRHLDQRLTAQGHEVIPLDIRAIPAEALLGADFRHPAIVEAAKLFARADGVVVGTPVYKASYSGVLKALLDLLPQYALTGKTVLPLATGGSTAHVLAIDYALRPVLNSMGAAHIVQGWFTLDKDITVREDGSLTVAPATAEALGHVVDQFAAALDRTPVLAAATAG; translated from the coding sequence ATGGCCACCGTCCTGTCCGTCTCCGGCAGCCCCTCCGCCTCCTCACGCACCGGCCTCCTGCTGCGCCACCTGGACCAGCGGCTCACCGCCCAGGGCCACGAGGTGATCCCGCTCGACATCCGCGCCATCCCGGCCGAGGCCCTGCTCGGCGCGGACTTCCGGCACCCCGCGATCGTCGAGGCCGCAAAGCTGTTCGCCCGCGCCGACGGCGTCGTGGTCGGCACACCCGTCTACAAGGCGTCGTACTCCGGTGTCCTGAAAGCGCTCCTGGACCTGCTTCCGCAGTACGCGCTCACCGGCAAGACCGTGCTCCCCCTGGCCACCGGCGGCTCCACGGCGCATGTCCTCGCCATCGACTACGCCCTGCGGCCGGTGCTGAACTCCATGGGTGCCGCGCACATAGTCCAGGGCTGGTTCACCCTCGACAAGGACATCACCGTGCGGGAGGACGGCTCCCTGACCGTCGCACCGGCCACCGCCGAGGCCCTGGGGCACGTGGTGGACCAGTTCGCCGCCGCCCTGGACCGCACGCCCGTTCTGGCGGCGGCGACCGCCGGCTGA
- a CDS encoding LLM class flavin-dependent oxidoreductase, whose protein sequence is MPLTFHWFLPTNGDSRDVVGGGHGSPATASGRDRPPTVAYLSQIARAAEDLGFVAALTPTGAWCEDAWLTTAMVSQHTERLKFLVAFRPGFVSPTLAAQMAATFQRQTGGRLLLNVVTGGESREQRAYGDFLDKDARYRRTGEFLHVVRELWDGKSVDLAGEHLRVEDARLSRVPDPVPEVYFGGSSPAAGEVAARYADVYLTWGEPPAQVAEKIAWVRGLAAAHGRTPRFGIRLHVITRDTAAQAWAEAGRLLDGFDPETVRAVQEGLGRSESEGQRRMLALHGGSRDGLEIHPNLWAGIGLVRGGAGTALVGSHEEVAERIKEYHALGIDEFVLSGYPHLEEAYWFGEGVLPRLAAQGLWSHPDGRAPAAAPRVPVAI, encoded by the coding sequence GTGCCCCTCACCTTCCACTGGTTCCTGCCCACCAACGGTGACAGCCGTGATGTCGTCGGCGGCGGCCACGGCAGCCCGGCGACCGCGTCCGGCCGGGACCGGCCCCCGACGGTCGCCTATCTGAGCCAGATCGCGCGCGCCGCCGAGGACCTGGGCTTCGTGGCCGCGCTCACCCCGACCGGCGCCTGGTGCGAGGACGCGTGGCTGACCACCGCCATGGTCAGCCAGCACACCGAACGGCTGAAGTTCCTCGTCGCCTTCCGGCCCGGCTTCGTCTCGCCGACGCTCGCCGCGCAGATGGCGGCCACGTTCCAGCGGCAGACCGGGGGGCGGCTGCTGCTCAACGTCGTCACCGGCGGGGAGAGCCGGGAACAGCGGGCCTACGGAGATTTCCTCGACAAGGACGCCAGGTACCGCCGTACCGGCGAATTCCTGCATGTCGTACGGGAGTTGTGGGACGGCAAGAGCGTCGACCTGGCCGGGGAGCACCTGCGGGTCGAGGACGCGCGGCTGAGCCGGGTGCCCGATCCGGTGCCCGAGGTGTACTTCGGCGGCTCCTCACCGGCCGCCGGCGAGGTCGCGGCCCGGTACGCCGATGTGTACCTCACCTGGGGCGAGCCGCCCGCGCAGGTCGCCGAGAAGATCGCCTGGGTCCGCGGGCTCGCCGCCGCGCACGGCCGTACCCCGCGCTTCGGCATCCGGTTGCACGTCATCACGCGCGACACGGCGGCGCAGGCCTGGGCGGAGGCGGGCCGGCTGCTCGACGGCTTCGACCCGGAGACCGTACGGGCCGTGCAGGAGGGACTGGGCCGCAGCGAGTCGGAGGGGCAGCGGCGCATGCTCGCGCTGCACGGCGGCAGCCGGGACGGCCTGGAGATCCACCCCAACCTGTGGGCCGGGATCGGGCTGGTGCGGGGCGGTGCCGGGACGGCGCTGGTCGGCAGCCACGAGGAGGTGGCCGAGCGGATCAAGGAGTACCACGCCCTCGGCATCGACGAGTTCGTCCTCTCCGGCTATCCGCACCTGGAGGAGGCGTACTGGTTCGGTGAGGGCGTGCTGCCCCGGCTCGCCGCGCAGGGACTGTGGTCCCACCCCGACGGGCGAGCGCCGGCCGCCGCCCCGCGGGTACCGGTCGCCATCTGA
- a CDS encoding acyl-CoA dehydrogenase family protein, with protein sequence MNLTAHPLAVRARRLAADLLAPEAERVDQEGVPLSHIEAVKRSGLLGVTAPADHGGAGAPPAVAREVAEILAGACAATWFVQTQHHTPVQTLARSEHPVRERLLGPLSRGELLAGVAYAQLRSYPRRPVRVRPERGGWRFDGTVPWYTGWGLNDVMLLAGVTDSGEVLFAFTETREQPGLRASEPMRLAALTAARTVSLELAGLWLPAEAVALRMPYDRWAAGDRAKTLHTSPAVFGVAEAALSLLDTGTAAPLRARLAGVRRRAYELADAAPPKGWTARPASAPRATGAEAEPEAGAVDAWARERLAVRAEAHELLRTATTAAVVAGGGRAMTLADRAQRLAREGLFLLVQGQTAESREAHLRVLGWAPADTGERNT encoded by the coding sequence ATGAACCTCACCGCGCATCCGCTCGCCGTCCGCGCCCGCCGCCTCGCCGCGGACCTGCTCGCCCCCGAGGCCGAGCGGGTCGACCAGGAGGGGGTGCCCTTGAGCCACATCGAGGCGGTGAAGCGGTCGGGCCTGCTCGGGGTGACCGCGCCGGCGGACCACGGGGGCGCGGGGGCGCCGCCCGCCGTGGCGCGGGAGGTCGCGGAGATCCTGGCCGGGGCGTGCGCTGCGACCTGGTTCGTGCAGACCCAGCACCACACACCGGTGCAGACCCTGGCGCGCAGCGAACACCCGGTGCGGGAACGGCTGTTGGGCCCGTTGTCCCGCGGGGAGCTGCTGGCCGGGGTGGCGTACGCGCAGCTGCGGTCGTATCCGCGCCGCCCGGTACGGGTCCGGCCGGAGCGCGGCGGCTGGCGGTTCGACGGGACGGTGCCCTGGTACACCGGCTGGGGCCTGAACGACGTGATGCTGCTGGCCGGGGTCACCGACTCCGGCGAGGTGCTGTTCGCCTTCACCGAGACCCGCGAGCAGCCGGGCCTGCGGGCCTCGGAGCCGATGCGGCTGGCCGCCCTCACCGCCGCGCGCACGGTGTCCCTGGAGCTGGCCGGCCTGTGGCTGCCCGCGGAGGCGGTGGCCCTGCGCATGCCGTACGACCGCTGGGCCGCCGGGGACCGGGCCAAGACGCTGCACACGAGCCCGGCGGTCTTCGGTGTGGCGGAGGCCGCGCTCTCCCTGCTGGACACGGGCACGGCCGCCCCGCTCCGCGCCCGCCTCGCCGGGGTCCGCCGCAGGGCGTACGAGCTGGCGGACGCGGCGCCGCCGAAGGGGTGGACGGCGCGGCCGGCCTCGGCGCCGCGGGCCACAGGGGCCGAGGCGGAGCCGGAAGCGGGCGCGGTGGACGCGTGGGCAAGGGAACGGCTGGCGGTGCGCGCGGAAGCCCACGAGCTGCTGCGTACGGCCACCACCGCGGCGGTGGTGGCCGGCGGCGGCCGCGCGATGACCCTGGCCGACCGCGCCCAACGCCTCGCCCGGGAGGGGCTGTTCCTGTTGGTGCAGGGGCAGACCGCCGAGTCGCGCGAGGCACATCTGCGGGTCCTGGGCTGGGCGCCCGCGGACACCGGGGAACGGAACACCTGA